In the Variovorax sp. S12S4 genome, one interval contains:
- a CDS encoding DUF3883 domain-containing protein: MDKEVDPRVLAVIDEMRLSGPRLSPVEIVAKMGVFDARDKPFEYAWMATGDNVIATIWAEYVHVGANGRWFYLESLDTQHRPGGGARTPNQVQRAKDRLALLKRTFDAGQGFRAVVQTNRVAIAELESNKSAKVSTRVRDDAEWHVASWEPEQLLAVLVRGPRGWVPDEADMQAAKARGGVPAAVEAEPEAAKPASAEEVQAAAMAYVMGHFKGYGYNAEDVTGQKLGYDIEVSNAKGATLLRVTVKGTSTATPNFRLTPEENACSTREPLWRLLVVADAGGPTAQHKIYKPSEMSQAPGFEAGG; this comes from the coding sequence ATGGACAAGGAAGTCGACCCCCGCGTACTCGCCGTCATCGATGAGATGCGCCTGTCAGGACCGCGGCTCAGTCCGGTTGAAATCGTCGCCAAGATGGGCGTGTTCGACGCGCGCGACAAGCCCTTCGAGTACGCCTGGATGGCCACGGGCGACAACGTCATTGCGACCATCTGGGCGGAGTATGTGCACGTGGGTGCGAACGGGCGCTGGTTCTATCTCGAATCGCTCGACACGCAGCACCGCCCCGGCGGCGGCGCGCGAACGCCCAACCAGGTCCAGCGCGCGAAAGACCGCCTTGCATTGCTCAAGCGCACCTTCGACGCGGGCCAGGGCTTCCGCGCGGTCGTGCAGACCAACCGGGTTGCGATTGCAGAACTCGAAAGCAACAAGAGCGCGAAGGTGTCTACCCGCGTGCGCGACGACGCCGAATGGCACGTAGCAAGCTGGGAGCCCGAGCAGCTGCTGGCGGTGCTGGTGCGCGGCCCGCGCGGCTGGGTTCCCGATGAAGCCGACATGCAGGCCGCCAAGGCGCGAGGCGGCGTTCCGGCGGCTGTAGAAGCGGAGCCCGAGGCGGCCAAGCCGGCTTCGGCGGAAGAGGTCCAGGCTGCCGCAATGGCGTATGTCATGGGCCACTTCAAGGGCTACGGCTACAACGCCGAGGACGTGACCGGCCAGAAGCTGGGCTACGACATCGAGGTGTCGAATGCGAAAGGCGCAACGCTTCTCAGGGTCACCGTGAAGGGCACCTCCACGGCAACGCCGAACTTCCGCCTCACCCCCGAAGAAAACGCGTGCTCCACGCGCGAGCCGCTCTGGCGCCTGCTGGTGGTGGCCGATGCCGGCGGGCCCACCGCGCAGCACAAGATCTACAAGCCTTCGGAAATGAGCCAGGCGCCCGGCTTCGAAGCCGGGGGCTAG
- a CDS encoding LysR family transcriptional regulator — protein METLANLESFVRSAETGSFSSAARRLALTPAAVSRNVAQLERNLGVRLFQRSTRGLTLSEAGERFLQSVQGGLDSIQGAIADITVNAGQPAGVLRLSAAPGFGMDYLLPLMPGFLEKYPAVVPDWFFDNRPLDLIAGGFDAAVGGGFDLPPGMVARELGRIHLIAVASPGFLRGKRRPKDPGGLADLAGVALRSPLHSRVRTPVMRNGAGREMAATQKPVMVVNDPDALCRATLLGLGIGLVAVPHAAPHLQSGALERLLPDWHCDLGPLSLYFASQKLLPGKTRAFVDFVTAAFREQKLAQRLSAGSRTR, from the coding sequence ATGGAAACCCTCGCCAACCTTGAATCCTTCGTGCGCAGCGCGGAGACGGGCAGCTTTTCGTCGGCGGCACGCCGGCTCGCGCTCACACCCGCAGCAGTCAGCCGCAACGTCGCCCAGCTGGAGCGCAACCTGGGCGTGCGCCTGTTCCAGCGCAGCACGCGCGGCCTTACGCTCAGCGAGGCAGGCGAACGGTTCTTGCAATCGGTGCAGGGCGGCCTCGACAGCATCCAGGGCGCCATTGCGGACATCACCGTGAATGCCGGGCAGCCGGCTGGGGTGCTCAGGCTGAGCGCGGCGCCGGGCTTCGGCATGGACTACCTGTTGCCGCTGATGCCCGGCTTTCTCGAAAAGTATCCGGCGGTCGTTCCGGACTGGTTCTTCGACAACCGTCCGCTGGACCTGATTGCCGGCGGCTTCGACGCAGCCGTGGGCGGCGGGTTCGATCTGCCGCCCGGCATGGTGGCGCGCGAGCTGGGGCGCATCCACCTGATTGCGGTGGCATCGCCCGGCTTCCTGCGCGGCAAGCGCCGGCCGAAGGACCCGGGCGGCCTTGCCGACCTTGCAGGCGTGGCCCTGCGCTCGCCGCTGCACAGCCGCGTTCGCACGCCGGTCATGCGCAACGGCGCCGGACGCGAAATGGCCGCCACGCAAAAGCCGGTGATGGTGGTCAACGACCCCGATGCGCTCTGCCGCGCAACGCTGCTGGGCCTGGGAATCGGCCTCGTCGCCGTGCCGCACGCCGCGCCACACCTGCAGAGCGGCGCGTTGGAGCGGCTGCTGCCCGACTGGCACTGCGACCTGGGCCCGCTCTCGCTGTACTTCGCGAGCCAGAAGCTGCTGCCGGGCAAGACGCGCGCCTTTGTCGATTTCGTCACCGCGGCGTTCCGCGAGCAGAAGCTGGCCCAGCGCCTGTCCGCCGGCAGCCGCACGCGGTAA
- a CDS encoding NADPH-dependent F420 reductase: MKIAIIGAGEIGSAIARQLARNGIDAAIANSRGPQTLQPLVDELGPRIKAVELKEAAQADLVFVAVNWNRLHSALKDLGPWNGRILVDANNAVEAPSLTPIDVGGRASNEVVAELAPGARVVKAFNHLAAAALEADPKVAGGRRVLFLSGKDADAKKTVSELIARLGFTPIDLGGVNEGRLVQFPGGPMAILNLVNLDEPQPEAATER, translated from the coding sequence ATGAAAATCGCCATCATCGGCGCCGGCGAAATCGGCTCCGCCATCGCTCGCCAACTTGCACGCAACGGCATCGACGCCGCCATTGCCAACAGCCGCGGCCCGCAAACGCTGCAGCCATTGGTCGACGAGCTGGGGCCCCGCATCAAGGCCGTCGAGCTCAAGGAAGCGGCCCAGGCCGACCTGGTGTTTGTCGCGGTCAACTGGAACCGCCTGCACTCCGCGCTGAAAGACCTGGGGCCGTGGAATGGCCGCATCCTCGTCGATGCCAACAATGCCGTCGAAGCGCCGTCGCTGACGCCGATCGACGTAGGCGGCCGCGCTTCCAACGAAGTGGTGGCCGAACTGGCGCCGGGCGCTCGCGTGGTCAAGGCCTTCAACCACCTGGCGGCTGCCGCGCTGGAAGCCGACCCGAAGGTCGCCGGCGGCCGCCGCGTGCTGTTCCTCTCGGGCAAGGACGCCGATGCCAAGAAGACCGTGAGCGAATTGATTGCCCGCCTGGGCTTCACCCCCATCGACCTGGGCGGCGTGAACGAAGGCCGCCTGGTTCAGTTTCCGGGCGGGCCGATGGCGATCCTGAACCTGGTGAACCTCGACGAGCCGCAGCCCGAGGCGGCCACCGAGCGTTAA
- a CDS encoding SMP-30/gluconolactonase/LRE family protein, which yields MQNEPLQPRRRFIKTAAGSGLAALAGLAGAQSFDFKPNQRYPDPSVLILDPSFARYRIYSSTVEQLGTGMRWAEGPVYFPEGGYLLCSDIPNNRLMKYDEKTGKFTVHKQNANFANGNTRDRQGRLITCEHSVTRRVVRTEKDGRMTVLADSYEGKKLNAPNDVVVRSDDTVWFTDPLFGINGEWEGSRATPEQATTNVYRIAKDGKLTAVITDLVNPNGLAFSPDEKKLYVVEWKGTPNRSIWSYDVSADGTSVSNKTKLVDADGPGALDGFRVDRDGNLWCGWGFSGAFSPEPTDVGGGMKAHLPLGKSEEMDGVKIFNPQGKPIGFIRLPERCANLEFGGPKRNRLYMTSSHSLYALYVEAHGAV from the coding sequence ATGCAGAACGAACCCCTTCAGCCGCGCCGCCGCTTCATCAAGACCGCCGCGGGGTCGGGACTCGCCGCCTTGGCCGGCCTGGCCGGTGCGCAGTCTTTCGACTTCAAACCCAACCAGCGCTACCCCGACCCCTCCGTGCTGATACTGGACCCGAGCTTTGCCAGGTACCGCATCTACAGCAGCACGGTCGAGCAGCTTGGCACCGGCATGCGGTGGGCCGAAGGGCCGGTGTACTTTCCTGAAGGCGGCTACCTGCTGTGCAGCGACATTCCGAACAACCGGCTCATGAAGTACGACGAGAAGACCGGCAAGTTCACGGTGCACAAGCAGAACGCCAACTTTGCCAACGGCAACACGCGCGACCGCCAGGGCCGACTGATTACCTGCGAACACTCCGTCACCCGCCGCGTGGTGCGCACCGAGAAAGACGGCCGCATGACGGTGCTGGCCGACAGCTACGAGGGCAAGAAGCTCAACGCGCCCAACGACGTGGTCGTCAGGTCGGACGACACGGTGTGGTTCACCGATCCCCTCTTCGGCATCAACGGCGAGTGGGAAGGTTCCAGGGCAACGCCCGAACAGGCGACCACCAACGTCTACCGCATTGCCAAGGACGGCAAGCTCACAGCGGTCATCACCGACCTGGTGAACCCGAACGGACTCGCGTTCTCGCCGGACGAGAAAAAACTCTACGTGGTCGAGTGGAAGGGCACGCCCAACCGCAGCATCTGGAGCTACGACGTTTCAGCCGACGGCACCAGCGTGTCGAACAAGACCAAGCTGGTGGACGCCGACGGCCCGGGCGCGCTCGACGGCTTTCGGGTCGACCGCGACGGCAACCTCTGGTGCGGCTGGGGCTTCAGCGGCGCCTTCTCGCCGGAGCCCACCGATGTGGGCGGCGGCATGAAGGCGCATTTGCCGCTCGGCAAGTCCGAAGAGATGGACGGCGTGAAGATCTTCAACCCTCAAGGCAAGCCGATCGGCTTCATTCGCCTTCCGGAGCGGTGCGCCAACCTCGAGTTCGGCGGCCCCAAGCGCAACCGCCTCTACATGACGAGCAGCCATTCGCTCTACGCGCTCTACGTGGAAGCGCACGGCGCGGTTTAA
- a CDS encoding cytochrome ubiquinol oxidase subunit I: protein MDALLLARIQFGFTISFHIIFPALTIGLASYLAVLEGLWLRTGRKVYLDLYQFWIKVFAVAFGMGVVSGLVMAYQFGTNWSNFSRFAGGVTGPLLAYEVLTAFFLEAGFLGVMLFGRERVGPALHFVSTIAVAVGTLISATWILASNSWMQTPQGHEIIDGRVVPVDWFMVIFNPSFPYRLAHTVTAAYLATALMVGGAAAWHLLRGHDNTRVRTMLSMALWMLLAAAPLQAVIGDQHGLNTLEHQPAKLAAIEGHWERTPEGEGVPLKLFGWPDMKAEVTRYAVEIPRAGSLLLAHSWSGQIPALKDFAPEDRPNSTIVFWTFRAMVGMGVLMIALAFWGLWLRRGGRLYARKSFLRFAVAMSPAGLVAILAGWYTTEIGRQPWIVYGLMRTADAVSPQHSTSQVGFTLALFVVVYLVVFGAGTAYGLRLIAKGPAGDEAERPAWGGPGETRTPMRPLSAAPEDDQTDDAGSRAERAKEGDRDGH from the coding sequence ATGGACGCCCTCCTGCTCGCCCGAATCCAGTTCGGCTTCACGATCTCGTTCCACATCATCTTTCCGGCGCTCACCATCGGGTTGGCGAGCTACCTGGCCGTGCTCGAAGGCCTGTGGCTGCGCACCGGCCGCAAGGTGTACCTCGACCTGTACCAGTTCTGGATCAAGGTGTTTGCCGTGGCCTTCGGCATGGGCGTGGTGTCCGGCCTGGTCATGGCCTACCAGTTCGGCACCAACTGGAGCAACTTCTCCCGCTTTGCCGGCGGCGTGACCGGGCCGCTGCTGGCCTACGAGGTGCTGACCGCGTTCTTCCTTGAAGCAGGTTTTCTCGGCGTGATGCTGTTCGGGCGCGAACGCGTGGGGCCCGCGCTGCACTTCGTCTCGACGATTGCGGTGGCCGTCGGAACGCTGATCTCCGCCACCTGGATTCTTGCGTCCAACAGCTGGATGCAAACGCCGCAGGGCCACGAGATCATCGACGGGCGCGTGGTGCCGGTCGACTGGTTCATGGTGATCTTCAATCCGTCGTTCCCCTACCGGCTCGCGCACACCGTCACCGCCGCCTACCTGGCCACCGCGTTGATGGTCGGCGGTGCGGCCGCCTGGCACCTGCTGCGCGGCCACGACAACACGCGCGTGCGCACCATGCTGTCGATGGCGCTGTGGATGCTGCTGGCCGCCGCGCCTCTGCAGGCGGTCATCGGCGACCAGCACGGGCTGAACACGCTCGAGCACCAGCCGGCCAAGCTCGCGGCCATCGAAGGCCACTGGGAGCGCACGCCCGAGGGCGAAGGCGTTCCGCTGAAGCTCTTCGGCTGGCCCGACATGAAGGCCGAGGTCACGCGCTACGCGGTGGAGATTCCGCGCGCCGGCAGCCTGCTGCTGGCCCACAGCTGGAGCGGGCAGATACCCGCGCTGAAAGACTTCGCACCCGAAGACAGGCCCAACTCGACCATTGTGTTCTGGACCTTCCGTGCCATGGTCGGCATGGGCGTGCTGATGATTGCACTGGCCTTCTGGGGCTTGTGGCTGCGGCGGGGAGGGCGCCTCTACGCGAGGAAGAGCTTTCTGCGCTTTGCGGTGGCGATGTCTCCGGCCGGGCTGGTGGCCATCCTGGCCGGCTGGTACACCACCGAGATCGGCCGCCAGCCGTGGATCGTCTACGGTCTCATGCGCACGGCCGATGCCGTGTCGCCGCAGCATTCGACTTCGCAAGTGGGCTTCACGCTGGCGCTGTTCGTCGTCGTGTACCTGGTCGTGTTCGGCGCGGGCACGGCCTACGGGCTGCGCCTGATCGCCAAGGGGCCGGCCGGAGACGAAGCCGAACGTCCCGCGTGGGGCGGACCCGGTGAAACGCGAACGCCGATGCGCCCGCTCTCCGCCGCGCCCGAAGACGACCAGACCGATGACGCCGGTAGCCGCGCCGAAAGAGCCAAGGAGGGCGACCGCGATGGGCATTGA
- the cydB gene encoding cytochrome d ubiquinol oxidase subunit II produces MGIDLPLIWAVIILFGIMMYVVMDGFDLGIGILFPFVPAKEDRDVLMNTVAPVWDGNETWLVLGGAGLLAAFPLAYAVILSAFYLPLILMLVGLVFRGVAFEFRFKARAGKRRWWDHAFIGGSVTAAFFQGVTLGAFLNGMPVADGNYAGGPFDWISPFSLFTGVALVAAYALLGATWLVMKTEGRLQMRMRSLARPLAWLMLAVIIAISIWTPLAHEAIARRWFSFPNLLWFAPVPTLVALVTWRLLRDLGGDGHASPFVLTLALLFLGYTGLGISLWPNVIPPDISIWQAAGPPQSLGFALVGALLIIPVILMYTAWSYWVFRGKVRHGDGYH; encoded by the coding sequence ATGGGCATTGATCTTCCCCTCATCTGGGCCGTCATCATCCTGTTCGGCATCATGATGTACGTGGTGATGGACGGCTTCGACCTGGGCATCGGCATCCTGTTTCCGTTCGTGCCGGCCAAGGAAGACCGCGATGTGCTGATGAACACCGTGGCGCCCGTGTGGGACGGCAACGAAACCTGGCTCGTACTCGGCGGCGCCGGGCTGCTGGCGGCGTTTCCGCTGGCCTATGCGGTCATCCTCAGCGCGTTCTACCTGCCCTTGATCCTGATGCTCGTGGGGCTGGTGTTCCGCGGCGTTGCCTTCGAGTTCCGCTTCAAGGCGCGTGCGGGCAAGCGCCGCTGGTGGGACCATGCCTTCATCGGCGGCTCGGTCACCGCGGCCTTCTTCCAGGGCGTGACGCTCGGCGCCTTTCTCAACGGCATGCCGGTAGCCGATGGCAACTACGCGGGCGGGCCGTTCGACTGGATCTCGCCGTTCTCGCTCTTCACCGGCGTGGCGCTGGTGGCGGCCTATGCGCTGCTGGGCGCCACCTGGCTCGTGATGAAGACCGAAGGCCGCCTGCAGATGCGTATGCGCAGCCTGGCAAGGCCGCTGGCCTGGCTCATGCTGGCCGTGATCATCGCCATCAGCATCTGGACGCCGCTCGCGCACGAGGCCATTGCCAGGCGCTGGTTCAGCTTTCCCAACCTGCTGTGGTTTGCGCCGGTGCCCACGCTGGTGGCCCTGGTCACATGGCGCCTGCTGCGCGACCTGGGCGGCGACGGGCACGCTTCGCCCTTCGTGCTCACGCTGGCGCTGCTGTTCCTGGGCTACACCGGGCTTGGCATCAGCCTGTGGCCCAACGTCATTCCACCGGACATCAGCATCTGGCAGGCGGCGGGTCCGCCGCAGAGCCTGGGCTTTGCGCTGGTCGGCGCCTTGCTGATCATCCCCGTCATCCTGATGTACACCGCATGGAGCTACTGGGTGTTCCGCGGCAAGGTGCGCCATGGCGATGGGTACCACTGA
- a CDS encoding DUF2474 domain-containing protein: MAMGTTDPGPGGRGKWLRRFGWLLAIWLASVGVLLMVALVFRWLMRAVGLTAP, encoded by the coding sequence ATGGCGATGGGTACCACTGACCCCGGCCCCGGCGGCCGCGGCAAATGGTTGCGCCGTTTCGGATGGCTGCTCGCCATCTGGCTGGCCAGCGTCGGCGTCCTCCTTATGGTGGCGCTGGTCTTCCGCTGGCTGATGCGGGCGGTAGGCCTCACTGCGCCGTGA
- a CDS encoding copper-transporting P-type ATPase — protein sequence MNDMRSNPGHDHHHQHHHHGGHPAPVNAVEPGAAGGSPTIYTCPMHPKIRQDHPGNCPKCGMTLEPEMPSLDADEKEDPELREFKRRFLWTLPLTIAVTVLAMAGHRLQWFEMATQSWIELVLSVPIVLWAGWPFFERAVQSVANRSPNMWTLIGLGTAAAFVYSVVATVAPRAFPESFMSMGRVAVYFEAAAVIISLTLLGQILELKARSQTSAAIKSLLGLAPKTARRIGADGTEEDVPIAHVHVGDKLRVRPGEKVPVDGVVVEGASAVDESMLTGEPLPVTKRVGDKLIGATLNTNGALVMQSEKVGSQTVLASIVQMVAQAQRSRAPMQRMADQVAGYFVMVVIGIALLTFLAWGFFGPAPSWTHGLINAVAVLIIACPCALGLATPMSIMVATGKAATQGVLFRDAAAIENFRKVDALIVDKTGTLTEGKPRFERAVALPGFTEDDVLRLAASLDQGSEHPLAHAIVEAARERGLALAAADEFESSSGIGVSGIVGGRKLALGNTALMDQLRVPVDALKPQAEALRAEGASVMFLAADGQPMGLLAVSDPVKATTMEALAALKASGMRVIMATGDGLTTARAVAARLGIDEVHGEVKPADKLALVDKLQREGRIVAMAGDGINDAPALAKADVGVAMGTGTDVAMNSAQVTLVKGDLRGIAEARIVSEKTIANMKQNLGFAFIYNALGVPLAAGVLFPFTGWLLSPMIAALAMSLSSASVISNALRLRAASDGRQSA from the coding sequence ATGAACGACATGCGTTCCAACCCAGGACACGACCACCATCATCAGCACCACCATCACGGCGGCCACCCTGCGCCGGTGAATGCCGTCGAGCCCGGCGCGGCGGGCGGATCGCCCACGATCTACACCTGCCCGATGCACCCGAAAATACGGCAGGACCACCCCGGCAATTGCCCCAAGTGCGGCATGACGCTGGAGCCGGAAATGCCGAGCCTCGACGCAGACGAGAAGGAAGATCCCGAACTGCGCGAGTTCAAGCGGCGGTTTCTCTGGACGCTGCCGCTCACCATTGCAGTCACCGTGCTCGCCATGGCGGGCCACAGGCTGCAGTGGTTCGAGATGGCCACGCAAAGCTGGATCGAATTGGTGCTTTCCGTGCCGATCGTGCTGTGGGCGGGATGGCCCTTCTTCGAGCGCGCGGTGCAGTCGGTGGCCAACCGCAGCCCGAACATGTGGACGCTCATCGGCCTGGGCACCGCTGCCGCCTTCGTCTACAGCGTGGTGGCCACCGTGGCGCCCCGCGCCTTTCCCGAATCCTTCATGTCGATGGGCCGCGTGGCGGTGTACTTCGAGGCTGCGGCGGTGATCATTTCGCTCACCCTGCTCGGCCAGATTCTCGAGCTGAAGGCGCGCTCGCAGACTTCCGCGGCCATCAAGTCGCTGCTGGGCCTTGCCCCCAAGACGGCACGGCGCATCGGTGCCGACGGCACTGAAGAAGACGTTCCCATCGCGCATGTGCATGTCGGCGACAAGCTGCGCGTGCGGCCCGGCGAAAAGGTGCCGGTGGATGGCGTGGTGGTCGAGGGTGCGAGCGCGGTCGACGAATCCATGCTCACGGGCGAGCCGCTGCCGGTGACCAAGCGGGTCGGCGACAAGCTCATCGGCGCCACGCTCAACACCAACGGCGCGCTGGTGATGCAGTCGGAAAAAGTCGGCTCGCAAACCGTGCTCGCGAGCATCGTGCAAATGGTGGCACAGGCCCAGCGCTCCAGGGCGCCGATGCAGCGCATGGCCGACCAGGTGGCGGGCTACTTCGTCATGGTCGTCATCGGCATTGCGCTGCTGACCTTTCTTGCGTGGGGATTCTTCGGCCCAGCGCCAAGCTGGACCCACGGCCTCATCAACGCGGTGGCGGTGCTCATCATTGCCTGCCCTTGTGCGCTAGGCCTGGCCACGCCAATGTCGATCATGGTGGCCACCGGCAAGGCCGCCACCCAGGGTGTGCTGTTCCGCGACGCGGCGGCCATCGAGAACTTCCGCAAGGTCGACGCGCTCATCGTCGACAAAACCGGCACGCTGACCGAAGGCAAGCCGCGCTTCGAGCGTGCTGTCGCCCTGCCCGGCTTCACCGAAGACGACGTGCTGCGCCTTGCCGCCAGCCTTGACCAGGGGAGCGAGCATCCGCTGGCGCACGCCATCGTCGAGGCAGCTCGCGAACGCGGCCTGGCGTTGGCCGCGGCAGACGAGTTCGAGTCCAGCAGCGGCATCGGCGTGAGCGGCATCGTCGGCGGCCGCAAGCTGGCGCTGGGCAACACCGCGCTGATGGACCAGCTGCGCGTGCCGGTCGACGCACTCAAGCCGCAGGCCGAAGCCCTGCGCGCCGAAGGTGCCAGCGTCATGTTCCTTGCCGCCGACGGCCAGCCGATGGGTCTGCTCGCGGTGTCCGACCCCGTCAAGGCCACGACCATGGAGGCGCTGGCAGCGCTCAAAGCATCGGGCATGCGCGTGATCATGGCCACCGGAGACGGACTGACCACCGCGCGCGCCGTTGCAGCCAGGCTGGGCATCGACGAGGTGCACGGGGAAGTCAAGCCCGCCGACAAGCTGGCGCTGGTCGACAAACTGCAGCGCGAAGGCCGCATCGTCGCCATGGCCGGAGACGGCATCAACGATGCGCCCGCGCTCGCCAAAGCCGACGTGGGCGTCGCCATGGGCACCGGCACCGACGTTGCGATGAACAGCGCGCAGGTCACGCTGGTGAAGGGCGACCTGCGAGGCATTGCAGAGGCGCGCATCGTCTCCGAGAAGACCATTGCCAACATGAAGCAGAACCTGGGCTTCGCGTTCATCTACAACGCGCTGGGCGTGCCCCTCGCGGCCGGCGTGCTGTTTCCGTTCACCGGCTGGCTGCTTTCGCCGATGATCGCGGCGCTGGCGATGAGCCTGAGCTCGGCGTCGGTCATTAGCAATGCGTTGAGGCTTCGGGCGGCGAGCGACGGCAGGCAGTCCGCTTGA
- a CDS encoding carbonic anhydrase, with amino-acid sequence MFPVSRCLLSLALLAASTVHAQALDYDHQENWKAVHDSAQSPIDIPTGEAKAGDALEPQDIRLSNARAALDVVDNGHAVEVEAKGPDAMIRGRHFKLLQFHFHAESEHTVDGKHFPLEGHFVFRAADGRLAVVGVMYREGTANPLAAKVLAALEKEGHGELSKADISVLLPKDKAYYHYLGSLTTPPLTENVEWYVLQAPVSLSPAQISQFRARYAHNNRKLQELNGRPLIRFPSVSLTANRAAPASR; translated from the coding sequence ATGTTCCCAGTTTCTCGCTGTCTCCTGAGCCTTGCGCTGCTCGCGGCTTCAACGGTCCACGCCCAGGCGCTGGACTACGACCATCAGGAAAACTGGAAGGCGGTTCACGACAGCGCCCAGTCGCCGATCGATATTCCCACCGGCGAAGCCAAGGCCGGCGATGCGCTCGAGCCGCAAGACATTCGCCTGAGCAACGCTCGTGCGGCGCTCGACGTCGTGGACAACGGCCATGCGGTGGAGGTCGAGGCGAAGGGGCCGGACGCCATGATTCGCGGGCGGCACTTCAAGCTGCTGCAGTTCCACTTCCATGCCGAGAGCGAACACACGGTGGACGGCAAGCACTTCCCGCTCGAGGGGCATTTCGTGTTCCGTGCCGCGGACGGCCGGCTTGCCGTGGTGGGCGTCATGTACCGCGAAGGTACGGCCAATCCGCTGGCGGCCAAGGTGCTGGCGGCACTCGAGAAGGAAGGCCATGGCGAGCTGTCCAAGGCCGATATTTCCGTTCTGCTGCCCAAGGACAAGGCCTACTACCACTACCTGGGTTCGCTGACCACGCCGCCGCTGACTGAAAACGTCGAGTGGTATGTGCTGCAGGCGCCGGTGTCGCTGTCTCCGGCGCAAATTTCGCAATTCCGCGCGCGCTATGCCCACAACAACCGGAAGCTGCAGGAGCTCAACGGGCGTCCGCTGATCCGCTTTCCGTCGGTGTCGCTGACCGCCAATCGCGCAGCCCCTGCCAGCCGCTGA
- a CDS encoding amidase yields the protein MDTQLIEQSAVELRRLIGSKAVSPVELLEACIAQIERVNPFVNAVTATSFDRARAEARAAEAAVMRGDALGLLHGLPLGVKDLEPTEGLLTTWGSAIFRDHVPEEDIELVARLRKAGAIVAGKTNVPEMGAGANSRNEVWGATGNPFNPNLNAGGSSGGSAAALACDMLPVCTGSDTGGSLRIPAAKCGVVGFRPSPGIVPSVRKLLGWTPISVVGPMGRTVADACLQMAASAGMHAGDPLSYPLDPLSFQKPMDVDLSRLRVAWTEDFGVCAVDDNIRATMRRKIGAMRHLFKSCDEVTLDLGEAHRCFDVLRAEAFVAGMHAAYQRDPSSLGPNSRANYEMGAQMSLLDSAWAQAEQTRLIKRFQATFADYDLILSPTTPVSPFPWTQLYADTINGEKQANYYRWLALTYVVTLTTHPALSLPCGVDHAGMPFGLQIVGGFRADHQVLGAAHAMEMAFAADAQLRRPRPDLSALRTAEPALTSIVTAPPGPHGGAPAAAARPSISAV from the coding sequence ATGGACACCCAATTGATCGAACAATCCGCCGTCGAACTGCGACGGCTCATCGGCAGCAAGGCAGTCTCGCCGGTCGAGCTTCTAGAGGCTTGCATTGCGCAGATCGAGCGGGTGAACCCGTTCGTCAATGCCGTGACCGCCACCAGCTTCGACCGCGCGAGGGCCGAGGCCAGGGCCGCTGAAGCCGCCGTGATGCGCGGCGATGCGCTCGGCCTGCTGCATGGCCTGCCGCTGGGCGTGAAAGACCTGGAGCCCACCGAGGGCCTGCTCACCACCTGGGGCTCCGCGATCTTCCGCGACCACGTGCCCGAGGAAGACATCGAGCTGGTGGCCCGCCTTCGAAAGGCGGGTGCCATCGTTGCGGGCAAGACAAACGTTCCCGAGATGGGCGCCGGCGCCAATTCGCGCAACGAGGTGTGGGGTGCCACCGGCAACCCATTCAACCCCAACCTGAATGCGGGAGGCTCCTCCGGCGGCTCGGCGGCGGCGCTGGCGTGCGACATGCTGCCCGTGTGCACCGGCTCCGACACCGGCGGCTCGCTGCGGATTCCGGCCGCCAAGTGCGGCGTGGTGGGCTTCAGGCCATCGCCGGGCATCGTGCCGAGCGTGCGAAAGCTGTTGGGCTGGACGCCGATTTCCGTCGTCGGGCCGATGGGCCGCACAGTGGCGGACGCCTGCCTGCAGATGGCCGCCTCCGCCGGCATGCATGCGGGCGACCCGTTGAGCTACCCGCTCGATCCGCTGTCTTTTCAGAAGCCCATGGACGTCGACCTGAGCAGGCTTCGCGTGGCATGGACCGAAGACTTCGGCGTCTGCGCGGTGGACGACAACATCCGCGCCACCATGCGGCGGAAGATCGGCGCCATGCGGCACCTGTTCAAGTCTTGCGACGAAGTGACGCTCGATCTGGGCGAGGCGCACCGCTGCTTCGACGTGCTGCGCGCCGAAGCCTTCGTGGCCGGCATGCACGCGGCCTACCAGCGCGACCCTTCCAGCCTGGGACCCAACTCCCGCGCCAACTATGAAATGGGCGCGCAGATGAGCCTGCTCGACAGCGCCTGGGCGCAGGCCGAGCAGACACGGCTCATCAAGCGCTTCCAGGCGACCTTTGCCGACTACGACCTGATCCTCTCGCCCACCACGCCGGTGTCGCCGTTCCCGTGGACGCAGTTGTATGCGGACACCATCAACGGCGAGAAGCAGGCCAACTACTACCGCTGGCTGGCGTTGACGTATGTCGTCACGCTGACGACGCATCCCGCACTTTCGCTGCCCTGCGGCGTCGATCACGCGGGCATGCCGTTCGGGCTGCAGATCGTGGGCGGCTTTCGCGCCGACCACCAAGTGCTGGGCGCCGCGCACGCCATGGAAATGGCATTCGCAGCCGATGCGCAACTGCGCCGCCCGCGCCCGGATCTTTCGGCTTTGCGCACGGCCGAACCTGCGCTCACATCCATCGTCACCGCACCGCCGGGGCCGCATGGCGGCGCTCCTGCGGCTGCGGCGCGGCCCTCGATTTCCGCCGTTTGA